Proteins encoded by one window of Rhodococcus sp. OK302:
- a CDS encoding HIT family protein, whose amino-acid sequence MSDQCLFCSIVAGNVPSVKVAEDDTTYAFMDINPGSDGHMLVIPKRHSKDLFEIPADDLTAVTLAAQRIAKAAVAEFDADGVNLLNCCGADAWQTVFHFHLHVIPRYVDKTRDRLVLPWQPGTPGDIEAIVTLGSRLSATLDGRLSATLD is encoded by the coding sequence ATGAGCGATCAGTGCCTGTTCTGCAGCATCGTTGCCGGCAACGTCCCGAGCGTGAAAGTAGCCGAGGACGATACGACATACGCCTTCATGGACATCAACCCGGGCTCTGACGGTCACATGCTTGTCATACCGAAACGGCACAGTAAAGATCTCTTCGAGATCCCGGCCGACGACCTGACCGCAGTCACCCTGGCAGCGCAGCGCATCGCCAAGGCAGCCGTTGCGGAGTTCGATGCAGACGGGGTGAACCTGCTCAACTGCTGTGGCGCCGACGCCTGGCAGACAGTGTTCCACTTCCACCTGCACGTGATTCCGAGATACGTCGACAAGACCAGGGACCGATTGGTGCTGCCCTGGCAACCGGGAACCCCAGGCGACATCGAGGCGATCGTCACTTTGGGCAGCCGACTATCCGCCACCCTGGACGGCCGACTTTCCGCCACCCTGGATTGA
- a CDS encoding ABC transporter permease: protein MAVLSAERIKITTTKSPLWCTIIIIVLGLGIAAVFGITAKSSLQSSGGALMPTVQGALSGVTGFGVLVLMIMAALAITSEYRFGTIRTTFQAVPNRASVLIAKAGLIGAFGVVLTLALSFGAFAITKATAGDAGRFLTLSDDENWRLIYGTPIYAFFCVVLAVGVGALLRQSAGAIALLLLWPLLIENLFNLFGSVGETIMPFLPFMNANHFLGSAGGGIDFHWGPWGSLIYFAVFVFVVFGVSIAVVNRRDA, encoded by the coding sequence ATGGCTGTTCTCAGTGCTGAACGAATCAAGATCACCACGACCAAATCGCCGCTGTGGTGCACGATCATCATCATTGTGCTCGGGTTGGGGATCGCTGCGGTTTTCGGTATTACAGCGAAGTCATCGCTCCAGAGTTCAGGTGGTGCGCTTATGCCGACCGTGCAGGGGGCACTGAGCGGAGTTACCGGATTCGGTGTGCTGGTCCTCATGATCATGGCAGCCCTCGCGATCACCAGCGAATACCGCTTCGGGACCATCAGAACCACGTTCCAAGCCGTCCCGAACCGGGCTTCGGTGCTTATCGCCAAAGCCGGCCTCATCGGTGCTTTCGGCGTTGTGCTGACCCTTGCGCTGTCGTTCGGGGCCTTCGCAATCACGAAAGCCACAGCAGGCGATGCCGGACGATTCCTGACCCTGTCCGACGACGAGAACTGGCGGCTCATCTACGGCACACCGATCTACGCATTCTTCTGTGTGGTTCTAGCTGTAGGGGTGGGAGCGCTGCTCCGGCAGTCTGCGGGTGCGATCGCGCTACTGCTGTTGTGGCCCTTGCTCATCGAGAACCTGTTCAACCTGTTCGGCAGTGTGGGGGAGACGATCATGCCGTTCCTGCCGTTCATGAATGCAAACCACTTTCTCGGCTCCGCGGGCGGTGGCATCGACTTCCACTGGGGTCCCTGGGGCAGTCTGATCTATTTCGCGGTTTTCGTGTTCGTGGTTTTTGGGGTGAGTATCGCGGTGGTGAATCGCCGCGACGCCTGA
- a CDS encoding ABC transporter ATP-binding protein has protein sequence MIELRGLTKVYGPTKAVDDLTFTVRPGIVTGFLGPNGAGKSTTMRMILGLDQPTSGQALIDGKKYRDLKDPLRTVGALLDAKWVHPNRSARAHLQWMAASNGIPMSRVDEVLALVGLSEVAGKKAGGFSLGMSQRLGLAGALLGDPKVLLFDEPVNGLDPEGIVWIRKFMQSLAAEGRTVLVSSHLLSEMALTAEQLVVIGRGRLISDSTVAEFVDRSSESTVRVRSPQLDALRSVLTSQGLTVREDGSSVVPALVVVDSTTEIVGSLAGAQGIVLHELAAQRGSLEEAFMKLTGDDVQYHATVADGAQKVMGGAL, from the coding sequence TTGATTGAACTGAGGGGATTGACCAAGGTTTACGGTCCGACAAAAGCGGTGGACGATCTGACGTTCACCGTCCGTCCCGGCATCGTCACGGGGTTCCTCGGACCCAACGGCGCCGGCAAGTCCACCACGATGCGGATGATTCTGGGATTGGATCAGCCGACGTCGGGGCAGGCTCTGATCGACGGAAAGAAGTACCGCGATCTGAAGGATCCGCTGCGTACCGTCGGAGCTTTGCTCGACGCGAAGTGGGTTCATCCCAATCGCAGTGCCCGTGCGCACCTGCAGTGGATGGCCGCATCGAACGGGATCCCGATGTCCCGCGTCGACGAGGTTCTCGCCCTGGTGGGACTGTCCGAGGTAGCGGGAAAGAAGGCCGGCGGATTCTCGCTCGGTATGTCTCAGCGACTCGGCCTGGCCGGTGCGTTGTTGGGTGACCCGAAGGTGCTGTTGTTCGACGAGCCGGTCAATGGTCTCGATCCGGAGGGCATCGTCTGGATCCGTAAGTTCATGCAGAGTTTGGCTGCCGAGGGACGTACGGTTCTGGTGTCGAGCCACCTGCTGTCGGAAATGGCTTTGACCGCAGAACAATTGGTTGTCATCGGCCGTGGCCGGTTGATCTCGGATTCTACTGTCGCGGAGTTCGTGGATCGCTCGTCCGAGTCGACTGTGCGCGTGCGTAGTCCTCAGCTCGACGCGTTGCGCAGTGTGCTGACATCGCAGGGTTTGACTGTGCGCGAAGACGGTTCGAGTGTTGTTCCGGCGTTGGTCGTTGTCGATTCCACCACCGAAATCGTGGGCAGCTTGGCGGGTGCACAGGGAATTGTGTTGCACGAGTTGGCTGCTCAGCGCGGATCGTTGGAGGAAGCGTTCATGAAGTTGACCGGTGACGATGTCCAATATCATGCGACCGTTGCCGACGGCGCTCAGAAGGTTATGGGAGGTGCACTGTAA
- a CDS encoding MarR family winged helix-turn-helix transcriptional regulator — MSEPSLRERTCMLWDSFNPDLDTSAMEIVAQLKRITGLLELAVEPIYVDAELTTAEVELLVPLRYAEESVTAIRLAELLSMSRAGVSKALARLEKRDLIARVQNPSDRRSALILMTESGKAAIDQIFPRELDAHGKLFSGLGEARADILDALDRLAEVVESGLEGSS, encoded by the coding sequence ATGTCCGAACCCTCACTCAGAGAGCGCACCTGCATGCTCTGGGACAGCTTCAACCCTGATCTTGACACCTCGGCAATGGAGATCGTCGCTCAACTCAAGCGCATCACAGGGCTGCTCGAGCTGGCAGTTGAGCCTATCTATGTCGATGCCGAACTCACCACGGCAGAAGTGGAACTCCTTGTCCCCCTGCGATATGCGGAGGAGTCGGTAACCGCGATCCGGCTCGCGGAACTTCTGAGTATGTCCCGTGCCGGTGTGAGCAAGGCGCTAGCTAGACTTGAGAAACGCGATCTCATTGCGCGTGTCCAGAATCCTTCGGATCGGCGTTCGGCGCTGATCCTGATGACTGAGTCGGGAAAGGCCGCGATTGATCAGATTTTCCCTCGCGAACTCGACGCTCACGGCAAGCTTTTTTCCGGACTCGGCGAGGCACGGGCCGATATTCTGGATGCTCTGGACCGTCTCGCTGAAGTGGTGGAATCCGGGCTCGAAGGGTCTTCCTGA
- a CDS encoding NAD(P)/FAD-dependent oxidoreductase has protein sequence MNKYDVVVIGGSAAGLSAATVLARALRKVLVIDACEPRNAPAAHLHGFLSRDGMTPDALLAAGRDEVLSFGGEVIQGRATSLVRGADDDGFVVHCDDETVIEARTVLVATGLHDELPDIAGLREQWGIDVLHCPYCHGYEVRNTSIGVLGGDNRPFTMHQALLIRQWSGDVTFFPNQIVLDDIERERLTARGIRIIEGDISQVVTKDGGATGIELADGRIESREIVFVGPSFTPNDELLTGLGCTVGENGWVTVDPAGGTSIPGVWAAGNVVDSPAQLITAAGAGSKAAIALNHYLLAQDVDLAVAAANKLIGDR, from the coding sequence ATGAACAAGTACGACGTAGTGGTCATCGGCGGCAGCGCCGCCGGATTAAGCGCGGCAACCGTCTTGGCACGAGCACTCCGCAAGGTACTCGTGATCGATGCCTGCGAACCCCGCAACGCCCCAGCTGCGCATCTGCATGGCTTCTTGTCGCGAGACGGGATGACACCAGACGCACTGCTCGCTGCGGGACGCGACGAGGTCCTTTCGTTCGGCGGCGAAGTCATCCAGGGCAGGGCTACAAGCCTGGTCCGAGGAGCTGACGATGACGGTTTCGTCGTCCACTGCGACGACGAAACCGTCATCGAAGCAAGGACTGTTCTGGTAGCGACGGGTCTGCACGATGAATTGCCCGACATCGCAGGACTGCGCGAGCAGTGGGGCATCGATGTACTGCACTGCCCGTACTGCCACGGATACGAAGTGAGAAACACTTCGATCGGCGTACTCGGTGGAGACAATCGACCGTTCACGATGCATCAGGCACTACTGATCCGTCAGTGGTCAGGCGATGTGACGTTCTTCCCGAATCAGATTGTCCTCGACGACATAGAGCGAGAGCGGTTGACTGCGCGCGGAATTCGCATAATCGAAGGCGATATCTCACAGGTCGTGACGAAAGACGGAGGGGCGACGGGGATCGAACTCGCAGACGGCCGCATCGAGAGCCGAGAGATTGTTTTCGTCGGGCCGAGTTTCACGCCGAACGACGAATTGCTGACGGGACTGGGGTGCACCGTCGGCGAGAACGGCTGGGTTACCGTGGATCCCGCCGGAGGAACCAGCATTCCCGGCGTGTGGGCTGCAGGCAATGTCGTCGATTCGCCTGCTCAGTTGATTACCGCCGCCGGCGCCGGGTCCAAGGCTGCGATCGCGCTCAATCACTACCTGCTCGCGCAGGACGTGGACCTCGCTGTCGCAGCAGCAAATAAACTGATCGGCGACCGTTAG
- a CDS encoding FAD-binding oxidoreductase, with product MAGTCFLRHVASDSVSDTATELFPTTSRSLTGWGRTARTTSQVLPTADIELIATAVARVAEDNADKPAHLRRGVIARGLGRSYGDNAQNTGGLVIDMTALRRIHKIDAGTRLVDLDAGVSLDQLMRAALPFGLWVPVLPGTRQVTIGGAIACDIHGKNHHTEGSFGNHVRSMDLLTADGTIRTLKPKGRTSKLFWATVGGVGLTGIILRVTLEMTPTETAYFVNDGTLTASLDETVEFHSNGRESNFTYSSAWFDAVSAPPKLGRASITRGSLATIDQLPKKLQKNPLKFDAPQLFTTPDIFPNGLMNKLSATAIGEFYYRTGGNYTGKVQNLTQFYHPLDLIGEWNRAYGSKGFLQYQFVLPVEAVAEFKSIIRDIQTSGHYSALNVFKLFGDGNPAPLSFPMAGWNVAFDFPIKAGLAEFVTALDRRVLEFGGRLYTAKDSRATAETFHAMYPRIDEWIKIRRSVDPTGVFVSDMARRLELV from the coding sequence ATGGCAGGTACCTGCTTCCTGCGACATGTAGCCTCGGATTCTGTGTCCGACACCGCTACTGAACTGTTCCCGACCACGTCCAGAAGTCTCACCGGATGGGGTAGGACCGCCCGCACCACCTCGCAGGTGCTCCCTACTGCCGACATCGAGTTGATCGCCACAGCGGTGGCCCGGGTGGCCGAGGACAACGCCGACAAACCGGCACATCTGCGGCGCGGTGTCATCGCCCGCGGGCTGGGCCGCTCGTACGGAGACAACGCCCAGAACACCGGCGGTCTGGTCATCGACATGACAGCTTTGCGCCGCATCCACAAGATCGACGCTGGCACACGCCTCGTCGACCTCGACGCCGGTGTCTCCCTGGACCAACTGATGCGCGCCGCGTTGCCTTTCGGATTGTGGGTACCGGTCCTTCCCGGAACACGTCAGGTCACGATCGGCGGCGCCATCGCCTGCGATATTCACGGCAAGAACCATCACACCGAAGGAAGCTTCGGAAACCACGTCCGTTCGATGGATCTGCTCACCGCCGACGGCACGATCCGGACGCTGAAACCGAAGGGCCGAACGTCGAAACTGTTCTGGGCTACTGTCGGCGGCGTCGGACTGACCGGCATCATCCTTCGCGTAACCCTTGAGATGACACCGACGGAGACCGCGTACTTCGTCAACGACGGGACGCTCACAGCAAGTCTCGACGAAACAGTCGAATTCCACAGCAATGGACGCGAATCGAACTTCACGTATTCCAGTGCATGGTTTGACGCGGTCAGCGCACCGCCGAAACTCGGCCGAGCCTCCATCACCAGAGGCTCGCTCGCCACTATCGATCAACTTCCGAAAAAGTTGCAGAAGAATCCCCTGAAATTCGATGCACCACAACTGTTCACGACACCCGACATCTTTCCCAACGGGCTGATGAACAAGCTCTCTGCCACCGCGATCGGAGAGTTCTACTACCGTACCGGTGGGAACTACACCGGCAAGGTCCAAAATTTGACGCAGTTCTACCATCCACTGGACCTGATCGGTGAATGGAACCGCGCGTACGGATCGAAGGGTTTCCTGCAATATCAGTTCGTGCTACCGGTGGAAGCGGTAGCGGAATTCAAGAGCATCATCCGCGACATCCAGACGTCCGGTCATTACTCTGCGCTCAATGTCTTCAAGCTGTTCGGTGACGGCAATCCTGCGCCGTTGAGTTTTCCGATGGCAGGCTGGAACGTGGCTTTCGACTTCCCGATCAAGGCGGGGTTGGCTGAGTTCGTGACTGCGCTGGACCGGCGTGTTCTCGAGTTCGGCGGCAGGCTTTACACCGCGAAGGATTCGCGTGCGACGGCTGAGACGTTCCATGCGATGTATCCGCGGATCGACGAGTGGATCAAGATCCGCCGATCCGTGGATCCGACAGGCGTGTTCGTATCTGACATGGCCCGGAGGCTCGAACTCGTGTGA
- a CDS encoding VOC family protein, which yields MAVAHLGSITLDCDDPSTLAAFWRDLLDGEITYSSEKFVAVKIPQGMLTMMRVPDHREPSWPESTVPKQIHFDLVVADLDAGEAEAVRLGARIASEQSAPERCRVLLDPAGHPFCLCLPQNFAKIGG from the coding sequence ATGGCCGTTGCGCATCTGGGTTCGATAACACTCGACTGTGACGATCCGTCAACTCTGGCTGCGTTCTGGCGTGACTTGCTCGACGGAGAAATCACCTACTCCAGTGAGAAGTTCGTTGCCGTGAAGATCCCGCAAGGCATGCTGACGATGATGCGCGTGCCAGATCACCGCGAACCGTCCTGGCCCGAAAGTACGGTGCCGAAACAGATCCACTTCGACCTCGTCGTAGCGGATCTGGATGCCGGGGAAGCTGAGGCCGTTCGGCTTGGGGCTCGAATCGCGTCCGAACAGTCCGCACCCGAGCGATGCCGCGTACTCCTCGATCCCGCGGGCCATCCGTTCTGCCTATGCCTTCCTCAGAACTTCGCAAAAATCGGAGGATGA